In Dromaius novaehollandiae isolate bDroNov1 chromosome 16, bDroNov1.hap1, whole genome shotgun sequence, one genomic interval encodes:
- the RALY gene encoding RNA-binding protein Raly, translating to MSLKVQTSNITNKNDPKSINSRVFIGNLNTAVVKKSDVETIFSKYGRVVGCSVHKGYAFVQYSNERHARAAVLGENGRVLAGQTLDINMAGEPKPNRPKGLKRAASALYSGYDFDYDYYRDDFYDRLFEYRGRVSPVPRVVPVKRPRVTIPLVRRVKATLPVKLFARSAAIANSSAKLKLKCSELQTIKTELTQIKSNIDALLGRLEQIAEEQKLSTEVRKKADGSKSEISQEDTASEAEINTEEPLNGDEGEEEGLTRDECEDELENSHYTDVEDARLQ from the exons ATGTCATTGAAGGTGCAGACAAGTAACATCACAAACAAGAATGACCCTAAGTCCATCAACTCCAGAGTCTTCATTGGCAACCTCAACACAGCTGTGGTTAAGAAGTCGGATGTGGAGACCATTTTCTCCAAGTACGGCCGAGTGGTGGGCTGCTCCGTTCACAAGGGCTATGCCTTCGTACAGTACTCCAACGAGAGGCATGCACGTGCCGCTGTCCTGGGCGAGAATGGGCGCGTGCTTGCTGGCCAGACCCTGG ATATCAACATGGCCGGGGAACCTAAACCTAACAGACCTAAAGGGCTGAAGAGAGCAGCCTCTGCATTGTACAG CGGTTACGACTTTGACTACGACTATTACAGAGACGACTTCTACGACAG GCTCTTCGAGTACCGGGGCCGAGTGTCGCCGGTGCCCCGGGTGGTCCCTGTGAAGCGGCCCAGGGTCACCATCCCCCTCGTGCGGCGCGTGAAGGCGACGCTGCCCGTCAAGCTCTTCGCCAGGTCGGCCGCCATTGCCAACAGCTCGGCCAAGCTGAAGC TGAAATGCAGCGAGCTGCAAACAATCAAAACGGAACTGACACAGATCAAATCCAACATCGATGCTCTTCTGGGCAGATTGGAGCAGAttgctgaagaacagaaattGTCCACAG AGGTACGGAAGAAGGCTGATGGAAGCAAAAGTGAGATCTCCCAGGAAGACACAGCATCAGAGGCAGAGATCAACACAGAGGAGCCGTTGAATGGGGATGAGGGTGAGGAAGAGGGTCTCACACGGGATGAGTGTGAAGATGAACTG gaGAACAGCCATTACACAGATGTGGAGGATGCCAGACTACAGTAA